ACTGCCACAGTTGACACCACACCAGTCGCAATAAAGGCCTCTTTGCTCAGACCGCATCGGATCAGGAATGCGCTCCGCAAAGCTCCTTGAAGCCCTGAAAGACCACCAAAGAACCCTGACATCGCACCCCCAACGGGGACATATTTGGAGTCGAACTGCAGCTTCTCGAAATAAGGTAACAGGTCCCACAAAGCGAAAGAAGCAATCAGAGCTCCCATAACTGTCTTTACTACAGTAATCTCATACAAATGGCCACCCAAGCTATATTGTGTGAGAGGTTTCATATCGGAGAGATAACCGAGCAGGAAAGCGCCGACCGCTGCGAACAATGCGGCTGGAACTGTGAATCTCAATGCAGTTTTCGCGTCCGCATGCCTGCCTACCAACAGAACCTTAAATAGATTGTTCGCCAGATGAACCACCGCTGTGGCGGCCACCGCGAAATTGATGGGAAAAAAGATAGCAAAGGCTGGCATCAAGAGAGTTCCCAAGCCGAATCCCGAAAACAGAGTCAGCGCTGACACGACAAGGGCAACGACACAAATGACGAAGTATTCCACGATTAATCCTTATTCCCATTTCTCGGCGTCTTCGAGCTCGGTTTCGTTTGGGCAGTTTCTAACCCGAAAAGCTCACCAAAGAGTTCAATGAGCTTTTCCTTCGCCTCATCCAAGACCGTCTTGCCCAACTCGGTTGTTTTGTAAAGCCGACGAAATTTGCCGTTGTTCAGCTCTTTCTCTGACAGCAATAGCCCCCTTTCCTCCATTCGATGGAGAAGCGGATACATGGTGCCTGGGCTAATTTTGTAACCATGGCTGCCGAGTTCCTCCAGAATGCCGAGTCCGAATATAGGTTCCTCGGAAGCATGGTGAAGTACGTGCAGACGGATGAATCCGGAAAAGAACTCGTTAGGTTCCATATTATCTCCAGTATCGTAGTTCGTTATCGTAATTCGATATTAAATCTCGGAAAGATGCCTGTCAAGTGGAAAGGCATCCTTTGCCGAGATCCTATTGAGATGCTCGGATGATCTTGCCGAGCACGTCTCTCTGGCGCATGAGCTCTCATCATTCTAGATGCATCGCACGGATGGATTGAACCGAACTGCTTGATCATTCGGTGAGCAAAGCTACCGATAATGGCCAAGGGCTGTCTCAGTTCATGAGCTACTTCCGTGCCAGCTCGACACTCCTTACCACTGGGGACACTTCAGGCCCCCAGTGGTTTTCTTCGCTTGTGCCTGAACACTTAAGGCATCGGCTCCCAGGCTCTGATGTTGCCATAAGGACTTGGATGCGTACGCGATTCAGGGAGAGCATCGCCCGATCGGGCCTCTCTCTCAATGGCTTCGAATTTCTCCGATTGTCTTTTCTGCTGAGCCTCGATTCTTTTCCATTTTTTATCTAGATTAAACCGGGTGTGCCCGCCT
The sequence above is a segment of the Desulfomonile tiedjei DSM 6799 genome. Coding sequences within it:
- a CDS encoding sulfite exporter TauE/SafE family protein — encoded protein: MEYFVICVVALVVSALTLFSGFGLGTLLMPAFAIFFPINFAVAATAVVHLANNLFKVLLVGRHADAKTALRFTVPAALFAAVGAFLLGYLSDMKPLTQYSLGGHLYEITVVKTVMGALIASFALWDLLPYFEKLQFDSKYVPVGGAMSGFFGGLSGLQGALRSAFLIRCGLSKEAFIATGVVSTVAVDMSRLVIYSSTFVARDSALLGTHDGTGLIMAGIAAAFAGSFIGARLMKKITMKTVQMIVGMMLLLLAIALGAGII
- a CDS encoding PadR family transcriptional regulator produces the protein MEPNEFFSGFIRLHVLHHASEEPIFGLGILEELGSHGYKISPGTMYPLLHRMEERGLLLSEKELNNGKFRRLYKTTELGKTVLDEAKEKLIELFGELFGLETAQTKPSSKTPRNGNKD